The following coding sequences lie in one Streptomyces albofaciens JCM 4342 genomic window:
- a CDS encoding DEAD/DEAH box helicase, producing the protein MLLPVAEAVPLLARARHDPTAHPAAACWGAAVLHALNLAARGRLLPGLTAQDTDAWRAGPLDSEDVAHLRAIAAAMPPEAYAVPLADSSPLQVHDPAQLVRALVDAVTDTLPRTPAAAHMIGAPFAATAPQYLPGARDWAAEVAAGVDAGVRLSLRLDLAAHGLFDMRNDSGPDQDGASDTPTDTSAAPAHAATEERSAAAAVLQVHSLTDPTLVTDAGQLWEGDGPDHFGPRARVDTLLALRRAARVWPPLARFLERPVPDVLPLAEEELYELLGDAAPRLAAAGVAVHWPKELARGLTAAAVIRPAPGTAADGFGFFDTEKLLQFRWQVALDGLPLSEAEMDALAEAHRPVVRLRDQWVLVDPALVRKARKRELGYLDPVDALAVTLNGTTEVDGEEVEVVPMGALAALRSRLTQDAPVPPQPTGLHATLRDYQLRGLAWLDRMTSLGLGGCLADDMGLGKTITVIALHLHQRPTAPVLVVCPASLLGNWQREIERFAPGVPVRRFHGTGRSLEDVEGGFVLTTYGTMRSSAAALAARTWAWVVADEAQHVKNPRSSTGKALRGIKAPARIALTGTPVENNLSELWALLDWTTPGLLGSLKTFRALYAREVEGGEDPEAAERLARLVRPFILRRKKADPGIAPELPPKTETDHPVALGREQAALYEAVVRETLAQIEAAEGIARRGLVMKLLTALKQICNHPAQYLKEAVPGLAARSGKLELLDELLDTILAEGGATLIFTQYVEMARLLEKHLTARGIGNQLLHGGTPVKQREEMVDRFQSGRTPVFLLSLKAAGTGLNLTRAGHVIHYDRWWNPAVEEQATDRAYRIGQTQPVQVHRLIAEGTVEDNIAELLTAKRALADAVLTGGETALTELTDAQLADLVSLRRAA; encoded by the coding sequence GTGCTGCTCCCCGTCGCCGAGGCCGTACCGCTGTTGGCCCGCGCCCGGCACGATCCGACCGCTCACCCCGCTGCGGCCTGCTGGGGCGCTGCCGTCCTGCACGCCCTGAACCTGGCCGCGCGAGGCCGGCTCCTGCCCGGGCTGACCGCCCAGGACACCGACGCCTGGCGTGCCGGACCGCTGGATTCCGAAGATGTGGCGCACCTCCGGGCCATCGCCGCCGCCATGCCGCCCGAGGCGTACGCCGTCCCGCTCGCCGACAGCAGCCCCCTGCAGGTCCACGATCCGGCGCAGCTCGTGCGCGCCCTCGTGGACGCGGTGACGGACACCCTGCCCCGTACACCCGCGGCAGCTCACATGATCGGTGCCCCGTTCGCGGCGACGGCGCCGCAATACCTGCCCGGCGCGCGCGACTGGGCTGCCGAAGTAGCAGCGGGGGTGGACGCCGGAGTACGGCTGTCGCTTCGGCTTGACCTGGCCGCCCACGGCCTCTTCGACATGCGGAACGACTCAGGGCCCGACCAGGACGGTGCCTCTGATACGCCCACCGATACGAGTGCGGCACCGGCCCACGCCGCTACCGAAGAGCGCAGCGCCGCGGCCGCCGTCCTTCAGGTGCACAGCCTCACCGACCCCACGCTCGTCACCGATGCCGGACAGCTGTGGGAGGGGGACGGGCCCGACCACTTCGGCCCCCGCGCCCGTGTCGACACCCTGCTCGCGCTGCGCCGGGCGGCCCGCGTCTGGCCTCCCCTGGCCCGCTTCCTGGAACGGCCGGTCCCCGATGTGCTCCCCCTGGCCGAGGAGGAGTTGTACGAACTGCTGGGTGACGCGGCGCCCCGCCTGGCCGCTGCCGGAGTCGCCGTGCACTGGCCGAAGGAACTGGCCCGGGGTCTGACCGCGGCCGCCGTCATCCGCCCGGCCCCCGGCACCGCGGCCGACGGATTCGGCTTCTTCGACACCGAGAAGCTGCTGCAGTTCCGCTGGCAGGTGGCCCTCGACGGCCTGCCGCTCTCCGAAGCGGAGATGGACGCCCTGGCAGAGGCCCACCGGCCCGTGGTGCGGCTGCGTGACCAGTGGGTGCTGGTCGATCCGGCGCTCGTCCGCAAGGCCCGCAAGCGCGAACTGGGCTACCTGGACCCGGTCGACGCCCTGGCCGTCACGCTGAACGGCACGACCGAGGTGGACGGCGAAGAGGTCGAGGTGGTGCCCATGGGCGCCCTCGCCGCGCTGCGCTCCCGTCTGACCCAGGACGCGCCGGTTCCACCGCAGCCCACCGGTCTGCACGCGACCCTGCGCGACTACCAGCTCCGGGGCCTGGCCTGGCTGGACCGGATGACGTCCCTCGGGCTCGGCGGCTGCCTCGCCGACGACATGGGCCTCGGCAAGACGATCACAGTCATCGCCCTCCACCTGCACCAACGCCCCACCGCCCCGGTTCTCGTGGTCTGCCCGGCCTCCCTCCTCGGCAACTGGCAGCGCGAGATCGAGCGCTTCGCCCCCGGCGTTCCCGTACGCCGCTTCCACGGCACCGGCCGCAGCCTCGAAGACGTCGAGGGCGGCTTCGTCCTGACCACGTACGGCACGATGCGGTCGAGCGCCGCCGCGCTGGCCGCCCGTACCTGGGCCTGGGTCGTCGCGGACGAGGCGCAGCACGTGAAGAACCCCAGATCCTCCACGGGCAAGGCCTTGCGCGGCATCAAGGCCCCGGCCCGTATCGCGCTCACCGGAACCCCCGTCGAGAACAACCTGTCCGAGCTGTGGGCCCTCCTCGACTGGACCACCCCCGGCCTGCTCGGCTCCCTGAAGACCTTCCGCGCCCTGTACGCACGCGAGGTCGAGGGCGGCGAGGACCCGGAGGCAGCCGAGCGCCTCGCCAGACTGGTCCGCCCGTTCATCCTGCGCCGCAAGAAGGCCGACCCCGGGATCGCCCCCGAACTGCCGCCGAAGACCGAGACGGACCACCCGGTGGCCCTGGGGCGCGAGCAGGCCGCCCTCTACGAGGCCGTCGTCCGCGAAACACTGGCCCAGATCGAAGCGGCCGAAGGCATCGCCCGGCGCGGCCTGGTCATGAAGCTGCTGACGGCCCTCAAACAGATCTGCAACCACCCCGCGCAGTATCTGAAAGAAGCGGTGCCCGGCCTGGCGGCCCGCTCCGGCAAGCTCGAACTCCTTGACGAACTGCTCGACACGATCCTCGCCGAGGGCGGCGCGACACTGATCTTCACCCAGTACGTGGAAATGGCGCGGCTGCTCGAAAAACACCTCACCGCACGCGGCATCGGCAACCAGCTCCTGCACGGCGGTACGCCCGTGAAGCAGCGCGAGGAAATGGTCGACCGCTTCCAGTCCGGCCGCACCCCGGTCTTCCTGCTCTCCCTGAAGGCCGCCGGTACCGGACTCAACCTCACCCGGGCCGGCCACGTGATCCACTACGACCGGTGGTGGAACCCGGCCGTCGAGGAACAGGCCACCGACCGGGCGTACCGCATCGGCCAGACCCAGCCCGTCCAGGTCCACCGGCTCATCGCCGAGGGCACGGTCGAGGACAACATCGCCGAACTGCTCACCGCGAAGCGTGCCCTGGCGGACGCGGTCCTGACCGGCGGCGAGACCGCGCTCACCGAACTGACCGACGCCCAGCTCGCCGACCTCGTCTCCCTGAGGAGGGCCGCATGA
- a CDS encoding SWIM zinc finger family protein: MTRRPRPLPGDDGAGHFGHGRGPASGPGTSPSARPGRGAAPDRPGRMDRSDRSRTFPPLPQRSGARGLFAESWWGSAWLDALESTALDSARLARGRMYARDGNVDTINITPGRIAATVRGSRPRPYNVVIRLQELTPGEWTDLLDAIAAEPAQLTALLAKELPRSVAETGVRLLPGPGDLVPRCSCPDHGHPCKHAAAVCFQAARLLDADPFVLLLMRGRGERELLDELSRRNATLTARESRSAQMAPPKTGPGPLSGARADARAAAAAASQARRSTVAEERSQVTPGAGAGTDAEHHPASASASPAARPHSPRGVLARRALADRPLPSLPPPMPLPPHPGQTHALPDADGLPLDAEALEFLATDATARAHAYLSALRGGSALQTGAPTASAATPLPGPTPATRPDQPPETGISPFPALTPWQDGIRLAATAHPTAGLTSTTRALYRDLAAATGRSVTDVARAVAAWRQGGLEGLTLLDTTWNPPAGDFDRARSALAAADLPTLRPRHNHLTDPARGIQLRFGHDNRWYPYESDPGAEDWWPTGRADPDPVGALTTLLGR; this comes from the coding sequence ATGACCCGCCGCCCCCGCCCCCTGCCCGGAGACGACGGCGCCGGCCACTTCGGCCACGGCCGTGGCCCGGCTTCCGGCCCGGGCACGTCCCCGTCGGCCCGTCCGGGCCGCGGTGCCGCACCGGACCGCCCGGGGCGCATGGACCGCTCCGACCGCTCGCGCACGTTCCCGCCGTTGCCGCAGCGTTCCGGCGCCCGAGGGCTGTTCGCCGAGTCGTGGTGGGGCAGCGCCTGGCTGGACGCCCTGGAGTCCACGGCCCTGGACAGCGCCCGCCTCGCCCGGGGCCGTATGTACGCACGCGACGGCAACGTCGACACGATCAACATCACCCCCGGGCGTATCGCGGCCACCGTCCGGGGCAGCCGGCCGCGCCCGTACAACGTGGTGATCCGTCTCCAGGAGCTCACCCCTGGTGAGTGGACCGACCTGCTGGACGCCATCGCAGCCGAGCCGGCGCAGCTCACCGCACTCCTGGCCAAGGAACTGCCGCGGAGCGTCGCCGAAACGGGTGTACGCCTGCTGCCCGGCCCGGGCGACCTCGTACCGCGCTGCTCCTGCCCCGACCACGGCCACCCCTGTAAGCACGCCGCGGCCGTCTGCTTCCAGGCGGCGCGGTTGCTGGACGCCGATCCGTTCGTGCTCCTCCTCATGCGCGGCCGTGGCGAGCGGGAACTTCTCGACGAGCTGTCACGCCGGAACGCGACGCTCACGGCGCGCGAATCACGCAGTGCTCAGATGGCGCCACCAAAGACCGGTCCCGGGCCGCTGTCGGGTGCACGTGCCGACGCACGCGCGGCGGCTGCCGCCGCGAGTCAGGCGAGGAGGAGCACGGTTGCGGAGGAAAGGTCGCAGGTCACGCCCGGAGCGGGAGCGGGTACGGACGCGGAGCATCACCCAGCTTCAGCGTCGGCGTCACCGGCTGCGAGGCCGCACTCGCCGCGCGGTGTGCTCGCCCGTCGCGCCCTGGCCGACCGGCCGCTGCCGTCCCTTCCACCACCCATGCCCCTGCCGCCGCACCCCGGGCAGACTCATGCCCTCCCGGATGCCGACGGCCTCCCGCTGGACGCGGAAGCCCTCGAATTCCTGGCCACCGATGCCACGGCCCGCGCCCACGCCTACCTGAGCGCCCTCCGGGGCGGCAGTGCCCTCCAGACCGGCGCCCCGACAGCATCGGCCGCCACTCCGCTCCCCGGACCGACGCCCGCGACTCGGCCGGACCAGCCCCCGGAAACCGGCATATCTCCCTTCCCCGCGCTCACACCCTGGCAGGACGGCATCCGGCTGGCCGCCACCGCCCACCCCACCGCCGGTCTGACCTCGACCACCCGCGCTCTCTACCGCGACCTCGCCGCCGCCACCGGTCGCAGCGTGACCGATGTGGCGCGCGCCGTCGCCGCCTGGCGCCAGGGCGGCCTCGAAGGACTGACCCTCCTGGACACCACCTGGAACCCGCCCGCCGGTGACTTCGACCGCGCCCGCAGCGCCCTGGCAGCCGCCGACCTGCCCACTCTCCGCCCCCGTCACAACCACCTCACCGACCCCGCCCGTGGCATCCAGCTCCGCTTCGGCCACGACAACCGCTGGTATCCGTACGAATCCGACCCCGGCGCCGAGGACTGGTGGCCCACCGGCCGCGCCGACCCCGACCCCGTAGGGGCCCTGACCACGCTGCTGGGCCGGTGA
- a CDS encoding helicase-associated domain-containing protein encodes MEGLDTLTRSLAQRTPEELAALLTRHAEALSRRPAPTRLRELATALWSYEILHHTVLHLDHPRLQLLAATARVSQDLARRAAPAPAAPAAGADYQSLMAHRLSFPDLAAEPVPAEEAYRALGATAPGPARDAVTAALELLYEDGLAAPAEDGAIVVPPRIPQLLAAHDLGTFAPTAPRLPAPETASREAGAAKPSVEDESQAAASILAAALDRLLASLADRPAALRKTGGLALREIKRLAKAAGTTEARTRLLLDVVLAADLIALTRTPAGITAAPTSAYDDWLTQNPGERLVPVLTAWATLWSIPTHTPFGETPTALVRGEDRHAPALRHALLTALSTAPAGTPGHRPDLPALLRAAAWHRPLALSGEPLAEDRATHILDEAAFLALAAHGTLTPLGHAFLAASPANPGPLRDALRDLLPPPLQQAHFQADLTAVVPGPPSASLADLLSSAADRESEGHAVTWRFTPASVRRALDSGRAATDLLDALSEASATGPLPQPLTYLVQDAARAHGRMRVLPTGCCIRSDDEALARELAAHRALQPLGLRAVAPTVLVSAQPPAATIEALRDAGYAPALESASGTASVERAPRHRAARTGPSPSGQVNKPLALARRLLTA; translated from the coding sequence GTGGAAGGTCTCGACACACTCACCCGTTCCCTCGCACAGCGCACCCCCGAAGAGCTGGCCGCCCTGCTCACCCGCCACGCGGAAGCACTGTCCCGCAGGCCCGCGCCCACCCGGCTCCGCGAGCTGGCCACCGCCCTGTGGTCGTACGAAATCCTCCACCACACCGTCCTGCACCTCGACCATCCCCGCCTCCAGCTCCTCGCCGCCACCGCCCGCGTCAGCCAGGACCTGGCCCGGCGTGCCGCTCCCGCGCCCGCGGCCCCCGCCGCCGGAGCCGACTACCAGTCGCTGATGGCCCACCGACTGTCGTTCCCGGACCTGGCCGCGGAGCCGGTTCCGGCGGAGGAGGCGTACCGAGCCCTGGGCGCCACCGCCCCCGGCCCCGCCCGCGACGCGGTGACCGCCGCCCTGGAACTCCTCTACGAGGACGGGCTCGCCGCCCCCGCCGAAGACGGCGCGATCGTGGTCCCGCCGCGCATCCCGCAGCTCCTGGCCGCCCACGACCTGGGCACCTTCGCCCCCACCGCTCCGCGACTGCCCGCCCCCGAGACCGCCTCGCGGGAGGCCGGCGCCGCCAAGCCCTCCGTCGAGGACGAATCCCAGGCCGCCGCCTCCATCCTCGCCGCGGCCCTGGACCGACTGCTCGCCTCGCTCGCCGACCGGCCCGCGGCCCTCCGCAAGACCGGAGGGCTGGCCCTGCGCGAGATCAAACGCCTGGCCAAGGCGGCCGGTACGACCGAGGCCCGTACCCGTCTCCTGCTCGACGTCGTGCTCGCCGCCGACCTCATCGCGCTGACCCGCACCCCCGCGGGTATCACGGCCGCGCCCACAAGTGCGTACGACGACTGGCTGACGCAAAACCCTGGTGAGCGACTCGTTCCGGTTCTGACCGCTTGGGCGACTCTCTGGTCCATTCCGACTCACACCCCGTTCGGCGAGACGCCCACGGCGCTGGTGCGCGGTGAAGACCGGCACGCGCCGGCGCTGCGCCACGCCCTCCTGACAGCGCTGTCCACCGCACCGGCCGGCACACCGGGGCACCGGCCCGACCTGCCCGCTCTCCTCCGTGCCGCCGCATGGCACCGCCCGTTGGCCCTCAGCGGCGAACCGCTGGCCGAGGACCGCGCCACCCACATCCTCGACGAAGCCGCATTCCTCGCGCTCGCCGCTCACGGCACCCTGACCCCACTCGGCCACGCCTTCCTCGCGGCGTCCCCCGCAAACCCCGGGCCTCTCCGCGACGCCCTCCGTGACCTGCTGCCGCCGCCCCTCCAGCAGGCCCACTTCCAGGCGGACTTGACCGCCGTCGTTCCGGGGCCGCCGTCCGCCTCCCTCGCCGACCTGCTGTCCTCGGCCGCCGACCGGGAATCCGAAGGCCACGCCGTGACCTGGCGTTTCACCCCCGCTTCCGTACGCCGCGCCCTCGACTCCGGCCGTGCTGCCACGGACCTCCTCGACGCGCTCTCCGAGGCGTCCGCCACCGGCCCCCTGCCGCAACCCCTCACCTACCTCGTCCAGGATGCCGCCCGCGCCCATGGCCGGATGCGTGTGCTGCCCACCGGCTGCTGCATCCGCTCCGACGATGAGGCGCTGGCCCGCGAACTCGCCGCCCACCGGGCCCTCCAGCCCCTCGGCCTGCGCGCCGTCGCCCCCACCGTCCTCGTCAGCGCCCAGCCACCCGCCGCGACCATCGAAGCGCTGCGCGACGCCGGTTACGCCCCCGCGCTCGAATCCGCGTCCGGCACGGCATCCGTCGAACGCGCTCCCCGCCACCGTGCCGCCCGCACCGGACCTTCGCCGTCCGGCCAGGTCAACAAGCCTCTCGCGCTCGCCCGGCGGCTCCTGACGGCCTGA
- a CDS encoding tetratricopeptide repeat protein, which yields MADTGPVRPGPSAAPEPAALGEPAALGSMTDDGAATTTRNHISGTVHGAAVQAHSIGTLTIQEPVPAIVPGTPVPCTLPPVTRHFTDRETVLTEVVGLLDQVLPGAGTESMGHGGAPLVVVLWGPGGVGKTATALRLAAALRSRFEEGQLYANLRGASAATALTPSEVLLRFLGDLGVYPAYVPTEPDAQESLFRTVTAERRLLTVLDDAHSAAQVRPLLAASPASLTIVTSRTDLGRLVVEYGAHTIRLGPLGTPDAVGLLARLGGTGPGVEAVARRCGGMPLALCAIGARAAATQQPDWELLEREMAMSDETDGPYGDERTYADDGVGAKGGTAAAQRGTGGPEAPSGAAGEPMRGAMDASYGNLSEAAAKVFRLTSLRPWRHVTPGAAAAAAGVSEREASALLAELADARLVEDVSEAGAPAQGRGDEPGTGGGAAAESEAGESDQARYRFHDLWRQYAEQRALAEDGIAGAAAAVRRTLLWYVRAAAAADACVLPGRWHLGPVYARLAGRPAAYANGSSALAWLRDERENLAEAVRAAADHGLDDLTWQLCEAMWGLHLRLGFHQQWVATHRLGVEAAVRCAEDCPEAEGRMRAQLGFAYLGLAEFPQAQTQFEEAAVADRRAGHTRGEATAVESLGLLHLKQERWSDAAQCFRSARDLARQVGDPRALALLEHHLGRALQGMGRHEEAIEQLRHALGLIRALPDPYNEARVLMSLGRTLIDAGRAEEADEPLGRAATVMVAEDSVVQQADLAELRADRAHRAGETEAEIRFLRAALALHEKTGAPRTGAVRARLERLEQ from the coding sequence GTGGCTGACACGGGGCCCGTCCGGCCCGGACCATCCGCCGCACCCGAACCGGCCGCGCTCGGCGAACCGGCCGCGCTCGGCTCCATGACGGATGACGGGGCAGCCACCACGACGCGCAACCACATCAGCGGAACGGTCCACGGGGCCGCCGTACAAGCCCACAGCATCGGCACATTGACCATCCAGGAGCCCGTGCCGGCCATCGTGCCGGGCACACCGGTGCCCTGTACGCTGCCCCCGGTCACCCGTCACTTCACCGACCGCGAGACCGTCCTGACCGAGGTGGTCGGGTTACTCGACCAGGTGCTCCCCGGCGCCGGCACCGAAAGCATGGGGCATGGCGGAGCGCCCCTCGTGGTCGTCCTCTGGGGCCCGGGCGGTGTGGGCAAGACGGCCACCGCACTGCGCCTGGCCGCCGCGCTGCGGAGCCGCTTCGAAGAGGGCCAGTTGTACGCGAACCTGCGCGGCGCCTCCGCGGCCACGGCGCTCACGCCGTCCGAAGTGCTGCTGCGCTTCCTGGGCGACCTCGGCGTATACCCGGCATACGTACCGACGGAACCGGACGCGCAGGAGAGCCTGTTCCGCACGGTGACGGCGGAACGGCGCCTCCTCACCGTGCTGGACGACGCCCACTCGGCCGCCCAGGTACGGCCGTTGCTGGCCGCCTCCCCGGCCTCGCTGACCATCGTGACGAGCCGTACGGACCTGGGCCGACTGGTCGTCGAATACGGCGCGCACACCATACGGCTCGGCCCGCTCGGCACCCCCGACGCGGTCGGACTCCTCGCGCGACTGGGTGGCACGGGCCCCGGAGTCGAGGCGGTCGCGCGGCGGTGCGGCGGGATGCCGCTCGCACTGTGCGCGATCGGGGCGCGCGCCGCCGCGACACAACAGCCGGACTGGGAGCTGCTGGAGCGCGAAATGGCCATGAGCGACGAGACCGACGGACCGTACGGTGACGAGCGGACGTACGCGGATGACGGAGTCGGCGCGAAAGGCGGGACAGCCGCCGCGCAACGCGGGACCGGCGGACCGGAGGCGCCGTCCGGCGCGGCGGGCGAGCCGATGCGGGGCGCGATGGACGCCTCGTACGGGAACCTGTCGGAGGCCGCGGCCAAGGTGTTCCGGCTGACGAGTCTGCGGCCGTGGCGGCATGTGACGCCGGGCGCCGCCGCAGCCGCGGCCGGCGTTTCCGAGCGAGAGGCGAGCGCCCTCCTCGCCGAACTGGCCGACGCGCGGCTGGTCGAGGACGTGTCCGAGGCAGGGGCGCCGGCACAGGGACGAGGGGACGAACCGGGGACCGGAGGCGGGGCCGCGGCTGAGAGCGAGGCCGGGGAGTCCGACCAGGCGCGTTACCGCTTCCATGACCTCTGGCGGCAATACGCGGAACAGCGCGCACTGGCCGAGGACGGGATAGCGGGGGCGGCGGCAGCGGTACGCCGGACACTGCTCTGGTACGTGCGTGCCGCAGCGGCGGCCGACGCGTGCGTGCTGCCCGGCCGCTGGCATCTCGGGCCGGTGTACGCGCGGCTGGCGGGACGACCCGCCGCGTACGCGAACGGCTCCAGCGCGCTGGCCTGGCTGCGGGACGAGCGGGAGAACCTCGCGGAAGCGGTACGGGCCGCGGCGGACCACGGGCTCGACGACCTGACGTGGCAGCTGTGCGAAGCCATGTGGGGACTGCACCTGCGGCTCGGCTTCCACCAGCAATGGGTCGCCACCCACCGGCTCGGGGTGGAGGCCGCGGTGCGCTGCGCGGAGGATTGCCCCGAGGCCGAAGGGCGAATGCGCGCGCAGCTCGGCTTCGCCTACCTGGGCCTCGCGGAGTTCCCGCAGGCGCAGACGCAGTTCGAGGAAGCAGCCGTCGCTGACCGGCGTGCCGGGCACACACGCGGGGAGGCCACCGCGGTCGAATCGCTCGGATTGCTGCATTTGAAGCAGGAGCGGTGGTCCGACGCCGCCCAGTGCTTCCGGTCGGCCCGCGATCTTGCCCGGCAAGTCGGTGACCCGCGGGCACTGGCCCTGCTGGAACACCACCTCGGACGGGCGCTCCAAGGCATGGGCCGCCACGAGGAAGCGATAGAACAGCTGCGGCACGCCCTCGGACTGATACGCGCGCTGCCCGATCCGTACAACGAGGCGCGGGTGTTGATGAGTCTCGGGCGGACGCTGATCGACGCCGGGCGCGCGGAGGAGGCCGACGAGCCACTCGGCCGGGCCGCGACGGTCATGGTGGCGGAAGACTCGGTCGTCCAGCAGGCGGACCTGGCGGAACTGCGCGCCGACCGGGCCCACCGGGCAGGGGAGACGGAGGCGGAGATCCGCTTTCTGAGGGCGGCGTTGGCCCTCCACGAGAAGACGGGAGCGCCAAGAACCGGAGCTGTACGGGCCCGACTGGAGCGGTTGGAGCAGTAG
- a CDS encoding uridine kinase, which translates to MRLEAITWERLTDALAERIRATAAVDGGPWLRVAIDGPPAARTAEAAERLAEALRLRGRPVLVVAADGFLRPASLRLEYGKEDPDAYYDEWYDRQALWREVFTPLDPGGTGRVLPDLWDSRTDRATRSPYTELPAGGVLLLHGPLLFGHWFPFDLSVHLKLSPAALARRTPEDEWWTLPAFARYEDEVRPEESADIVVKADDPNRPAWNGRG; encoded by the coding sequence GTGCGGCTCGAAGCGATCACCTGGGAACGGCTGACCGACGCGCTGGCCGAGCGGATCCGTGCGACGGCGGCGGTGGACGGCGGACCGTGGCTGCGTGTCGCGATCGACGGGCCGCCGGCCGCCCGTACGGCGGAGGCCGCCGAGCGGCTCGCGGAAGCGTTGCGGTTGCGCGGCAGGCCCGTACTCGTCGTCGCGGCCGACGGGTTCCTGCGCCCCGCCTCTCTGCGCCTGGAGTACGGCAAGGAGGATCCCGACGCGTACTACGACGAGTGGTACGACCGGCAGGCGCTCTGGCGGGAGGTGTTCACCCCGCTCGATCCGGGCGGCACCGGCCGGGTGCTGCCGGACCTGTGGGACTCCCGGACGGACCGGGCCACGCGCAGCCCCTACACCGAACTGCCGGCGGGCGGTGTGCTGCTGTTGCACGGGCCGCTGCTGTTCGGCCACTGGTTCCCCTTCGACCTGTCGGTCCATCTGAAGCTGTCGCCCGCCGCACTGGCCCGCCGAACGCCGGAGGATGAGTGGTGGACGCTGCCCGCGTTCGCGCGGTACGAGGACGAGGTGCGGCCCGAGGAGAGCGCCGACATCGTCGTGAAGGCGGATGACCCGAACCGCCCGGCGTGGAACGGGCGGGGCTGA
- a CDS encoding DUF1349 domain-containing protein → MIVTAAEGSDFWRRTGYGFVRDTGHALLVPFPADLAVEVSFVAAFDELYDQAGVMVRVDARTWIKAGVEMSDGVPQLGAVVTREWSDWSLAPVPGWAGREVTVRVSRSGDALTVRARREQEPWRMVRLAPLDPDARAYAGPFCCSPQRAGLQVRFTRFAAGPADASLHCP, encoded by the coding sequence ATGATTGTCACGGCCGCTGAGGGGAGCGACTTCTGGCGGCGGACCGGTTATGGCTTCGTCCGGGACACCGGCCATGCGCTGCTGGTGCCGTTTCCCGCGGACCTGGCCGTCGAGGTGTCCTTTGTCGCCGCCTTCGACGAGCTGTACGACCAGGCCGGGGTGATGGTGCGGGTGGACGCGCGCACTTGGATCAAGGCCGGGGTGGAAATGAGCGACGGCGTGCCGCAGTTGGGGGCGGTGGTCACCCGCGAGTGGTCGGACTGGTCGCTGGCGCCCGTACCGGGGTGGGCGGGCCGCGAAGTCACGGTGCGCGTGAGCCGCAGCGGTGACGCGCTGACCGTACGGGCGCGACGCGAACAGGAACCGTGGCGCATGGTGCGGCTGGCGCCGCTGGACCCGGACGCCAGGGCGTACGCCGGGCCGTTCTGCTGCTCGCCGCAGCGGGCGGGCTTGCAGGTACGGTTCACCCGCTTCGCGGCAGGACCGGCCGACGCGTCGCTGCACTGCCCGTAA
- a CDS encoding DUF1697 domain-containing protein, whose product MPRQIALLRGINVGGHNKFPMARQRELFAALGYRDVTVLLQTGNIVFADPGTPPEETARRIEAGIADGLGFPVPVLVRTRDELAAAVAANPFPQAAAEPKTLHVTFLSDVPADPSPLEVLDSGAYAPDRLRLIGRELYMWCPNGVGRSKLADTVSRTRLGVTATARNWNTVTKLLALADA is encoded by the coding sequence ATGCCCCGCCAGATCGCCCTCCTCCGCGGCATCAACGTCGGAGGTCACAACAAGTTCCCTATGGCGCGACAGCGCGAACTGTTCGCGGCTCTGGGATACCGGGATGTGACGGTCCTCCTCCAGACCGGCAACATCGTCTTCGCCGACCCCGGCACACCGCCCGAGGAGACCGCGCGCCGTATCGAGGCGGGAATCGCCGATGGGCTGGGCTTCCCGGTCCCTGTGCTGGTCCGGACGCGGGACGAGCTGGCCGCCGCCGTCGCGGCCAACCCCTTCCCGCAGGCCGCGGCCGAGCCCAAGACCCTGCACGTGACGTTCCTGTCCGACGTCCCCGCCGACCCGTCCCCTCTGGAGGTGCTGGACTCCGGCGCGTACGCCCCGGACCGGCTCCGGCTGATCGGCCGCGAGCTCTACATGTGGTGCCCGAACGGGGTGGGACGCTCCAAGCTCGCCGATACCGTCTCCCGCACCCGCCTGGGTGTGACGGCCACGGCCCGCAACTGGAACACGGTGACGAAGCTGCTCGCCCTCGCCGATGCCTGA
- a CDS encoding methylated-DNA--[protein]-cysteine S-methyltransferase: protein MREPRDWAWRVLDTPIGRLLLAATHEGLALVAFHADERVVRRSLTRLRLAFGREPLPEIPHLTTAADELTRYFDSGLRAFTVPLDWSLSAGFNERVLRELAAHVPYGTVVGYQDLADRVGEPGAARAVGAAMGSNPLPVVVPCHRVVASDGGIGGFGGGLDTKRHLLALEGVLPQPLF from the coding sequence GTGCGGGAACCGCGCGACTGGGCCTGGCGTGTGCTGGACACCCCCATCGGCCGGCTGCTGCTCGCGGCGACCCATGAAGGGCTGGCGCTGGTCGCCTTCCATGCCGACGAGCGGGTCGTCCGCCGGTCGCTGACCCGCCTGCGGCTGGCGTTCGGCCGCGAACCGCTCCCGGAGATACCCCACTTGACCACGGCGGCCGACGAGCTGACCCGGTATTTCGACAGTGGTCTGCGGGCCTTCACCGTCCCCCTGGACTGGTCGCTGTCCGCGGGCTTCAACGAACGCGTGCTGCGCGAACTGGCCGCCCACGTCCCGTACGGCACGGTGGTCGGCTACCAGGACCTGGCCGACCGGGTCGGCGAGCCGGGCGCCGCTCGTGCGGTGGGCGCGGCCATGGGCTCCAACCCGCTCCCGGTCGTCGTGCCCTGCCACCGGGTGGTGGCGAGCGACGGCGGGATCGGCGGTTTCGGCGGCGGCCTGGACACCAAGCGCCATCTGCTGGCCTTGGAGGGCGTCCTCCCGCAGCCCCTCTTCTGA